Sequence from the Cucumis sativus cultivar 9930 chromosome 1, Cucumber_9930_V3, whole genome shotgun sequence genome:
ATGTCATTCTTTCAGTTCAACACATATAAACGTATAGTTGAAAACTTGTGATATAGCTAGAAGGTATTTAACTCGTTCTTTTTCAGTTTTGatcaaatatacttttaaattaatctcCATTCTTAATATACTTCAAAATGAACTTTTCATAACGGAATAAAATGacataattatttgaaattcttttactCGTTGTTAATCAAATATACTTTTACTTGTTGTAACCACAACTACTTCATTACTTTAGAATATGagtttttacttcttttttttttcttttcttaccaTTGTATTGGATAACAGTTATATAATAATAGGACATagaaacattatttaaaaaattaaaaatataaagaaaaagaagttatttAGGATAGACATAATCatcactaatatatatatagtcccaagaaaaatgataataataaattgttaaaaaatcattaacaaccaaaatttatagaaaaaataattaatttttataaaagtttagggAGTAGAAGTACTTTTGtagtattattgtatatgTACGAATGCATTAAACTATAAACCTATCAAGCTTTAATTGTGTATTAGTAGGTTGAGACAAAAAGATTTAGATTATTACAGAAAACATAGTAATGAGAAGGAACGAAAACTTTGTTATTAGGAAAATGCATGGCAAATAGGGAAAGGTTTGGCGTGCAGTATCACCAGTTCGTGTGGCCTtcaatttttggttttaatcCCTTCCTTTAATTCCAAGATTATAAATCACCACGAAAATAACTTTATGAATTTTCCCAGATTagaaaaaaaccatttccAGAACATTGACACATGCTCGAAAAAAACGGTATTAGCTATTAAaaccaatttattattattgtttttgttgtttatttatatttatatttatattttttgaaggATAAAAGGCCAGAACTGATCTTTTACCATTTGTTATTCCTTTAGTTTCAATAGTTGTAATCCACTTCGGAAGTTTTCCCTTCTCCCCTATTTATTTGggaataaatttcatatttatcttatcccttcttctttttaccaTCGTCTCCTTCTCATCCCCATATCATTCTCCACTAACACATCCTCTTCTCCTCTATATAACACCTCTCTCTTCATGGATCACATTCAacttgttcttcttttctaatcaaattcctctcttttgttcttttctttctttctttcttttggatttctttatttaatttgtgtaatgggttctttaaaaaatggtgaaaatgTGAACTTTAGTGCTCCAAGGCCATTTGGGAAGAAGCTGAAATCGGATCTGAAAGAGACGTTTTTCCCTGATGATCCCTTCAAACAATTTCGAGATGAAAGTGGGGCAATGGATAGAGTGAAAAAGGGATTTCAATACTTCATACCTATTTTGCAATGGCTTCCTAAATACAATTTgaatatgtttaaatatgatttgcTTGCTGGTATTACCATTACCAGCCTTGCTATTCCTCAAGGCATTAGTTATGCCAAACTTGGCATTCTACCCCCCATTATCGGCCTTTGTTAGTACCCCTTTTTTAcactaattattaaattttgtttttcattttctttttcttctcttttttcatttttctttttatatttattttactctCTGACGATGGCAGATTCTAGCTTTGTTCCGCCCCTTGTATACGCGGTGTTTGGAAGCTCTAAACATCTGGCGGTGGGAACGGTGGCGGCTTGTTCGTTGCTCATATCCGAAACTATTGGTGCAGTTGCTTCGCCGGAAGAAGAACCCACATTGTATCTTCATTTGGTTTTCACCGCCACCTTTGTCACCGGCGTCATGCAGGCCGTCTTGGGATTTCTAAGGTACCATCGACTGGACAAATAGTAAAAATCACCCTTAAATCAGTCCTACCCAAAATTACCCGTGAAAATATAAGGTTATTACTCACAGTTGTACTCTTAACTTTTGATggcaaaaatgaaaatctagGGTAATTTGAActctcaaatttattaattggAAGAACCGTCCctcaaacttataaaaattgaagtttaattagatgaattcttaaacttttaattgtaACAACCGAGTCCTACAATTTAAAACTCTCAAACATATAAAggtttaaaaatatctaaaaaaccGAGTCCTACaatttaaaactcaaacatATAAAAGCTTAAAAATAACTCTTTTTAGTTAGAAAGGTGGAAAGTATAAACTACAATCAATCtagttggaaaagaaaaaaaaaacatggaatTTCAAATGGTTGTGTTTGATGGGCAGACTCGGAATTTTAGTGGATTTCTTATCGCACTCCACAATCCTTGGATTTATGGGAGGAACGGCTGTGATCATCTGTCTTCAACAACTGAAGGGGATATTTGGACTAACTCATTTCACCTCTAAAACTGACGTTTACTCTGTACTTCATGCCGTTTTCTCTCTTAGAAAAGAGGTTTGTTACTCTTTTTTATCCAAAAATGGAGAGAAGTCGAGTCACAATCTTTATTTTCCTCTATATCCATTcgtttcatttgttttttgtttcagtGGAAATGGGAAAGTGCTCTTGTGGGTGTCGTTTTCCTTCTATTCCTCCAGTTTACAAGGTACTTGGTAAGtaatttttctcattctctatctttctctcttctctatcgtcaaaatgaaaatggatttatttgttctttcacttttttttaaaaaaaaacagagaaacaGAAAACCAAAGCTCTTTTGGGTGTCAGCTATGGCTCCTATGGTGACAGTGATAGTAGGATGTTTGTTTGCCTATTTCATCAAGGGAAGTCAGCATGGAATCCTAACTGTAcgatcatttctttttctgtgTATGTTGTTCATCTGTGCTTAATTCTTCGTATTGTTTTGACTTAATTTCACTACACAGGTGGGTCACTTGAGCAAAGGGATAAACCCTATTTCTATTCACTTCTTGAACTTTGATTCCAAATATCTATCAGCTGTAGTACAAACTGGCTTAATCACTGGCCTTATTGCTTTGGCTGTAAGTTCTTTCCCTTCCCTTTCTCTAATTTCCGACTTCTCCAAGCTTCTTATTAATTGATGGCCTAATTATTTCACAGGAAGGAATAGCTATTGGTCGAAGCTTTGcgataataaaaaatgaacaaatcgATGGGAACAAGGAGATGATAGCCTTTGGTTTGATGAACATAGTGGGATCTTTCACTTCCTGCTACTTAACCACTGGTAATATGAGTTAATAACAGTACACAAcgtaaaaaagagaatttgaTCAAATGGGATGactttggtttttgtttcttcttaatttttcaGGGCCATTCTCAAAAACTGCAGTGAACTTCAATGCTGGGTGTAGAACAGCAATGTCAAACATTGTTATGGCAATTTTCATGGCTCTCACTCTCCTCTTTCTAGCTCCTGTCTTCAGCTACACACCTCTTGTCGCCCTTTCCGCCATTATAATGTCCGCCATGCTTGGTCTCATCAAATATGAAGAAATGTATCATCTTCTCaaagttgataaatttgatttttgcaTTTGTATGGCGGCTTTCTTGGGTGTTGCTTTCTTAAGCATGGATATTGGCATCATGCTTTCGGTCAGTAAATTTCTCTTATATAATAACATAACCAACAACGAGTTTCAAACCTTGTCTAACCTTATTCCTGGTGTGTTATGATTTGGTATTTGATCAGGTGGGACTTGCTTTGCTGAGAGCTCTTCTTTACATGGCTAGACCAGCTACTTGCAAGCTCGGCAAAATACCAAACTCCAATTTGTACAGAGATGTGGAGCAATATCCTAATGCAACTAGAAACCATGGGATTATTGTTCTTCAACTTGGTTCCCCTATTTATTATGCCAACTCCAACTACATCACAGAAAGGTAATGGAAAAGTCTGTTGCCGCAATTCATCGAACACTTTACCTGCAAACATGATGTCATTGATTAAACACCCAATTCTCTTGGTTTCTCAATAGGATTTTCAGATGGGTTCGTGATGAGCAGGGCAATTTCGAGGATGGACCTGTCGAACATGTACTCTTGGAGTTGAGCGGTAATAAAGCTACAAAAACCCCTTCCTTTCAGATCCAAACATTTGACAAATTATggagtttgtttgtttgtttgtttgtttgtttgtttgtttgtatagGAGTCACCTCAATCGACATGACAGGGCTTGAAACGCTAACCGAAATTCGTAGATCATTACAAGCAAACGGAATCCAGGTAATTTCTCACTACCCCACCAACTGTTTCCTCCCtgtaataaaaaagaaaatgaatcaaTGTCAAATTTGATGATGAACAGATGGGAATTGTAAACCCAAGAATTGTAGTGATGGAGAAGATGATAGCTTCAAAATTCACAGACACAATCGGGAAAGAGAACATCTATTTATCAGTAGATGAAGGAGTAGAAAGGTGTAGAGATTTGgttccaaaattaaaacaaacagaaACAGGTGCTGGAAGTTCAAACATGAGGACAATGGAGCAGCAAGTATAAAATGGCAAACTGTAGTAGGATTCGggaattaatttgttttagcAGATGGAGAATAATTCCAATCTACAATGGAGGGAGGCTGTTGATATAAGTATAATGTAAATTATGTGTTTGTCGATGCGATGAGCTTTGACTTTTTCGAGCTCTCAGTTTGAATATTACTATGGAGGGAAATGGTTTTCCTATTTTGCATTTCTCTTGTGATTATGTTTATGGTAAGAAATTCAGTCTTATTCCTTCTATCAAtcttctttactttttcattttcattttccaaaggGTTTCATTAGTTCTTACTTCTTACCAATGTAGTACTAATGAACATGTTGAATCTCTATCCTTAGTCATGAGGCTGTTCGGGGATGGAAATGAATAAAGGGAAAACGAATAAGAAAAAGGGGTTGAGGAAaggattattataatccttgTTTAAGAGAAGGATTAACTAAAAAGATTATGggatattattataatccttGTTTGGGAGAAGTATTATTTGGGAAAGGATTATGTGGGAAAGATTATGaccaaaaatttatatattttttcatttgtgtaattttttttatttgtacatTAACccaaatatgagaaaaaatacataattatttttttactgaaatgaaattattatttttttttttcgcaaatccaatacaaaatgaaaaatgttttaatatttgttgCATTTGTGTAAATTGTTCGTACTGTAAAACCTTTACAACCaaaattgtattcaaattcatttttttagttaggtTGTACCATAATCCAGCATTcacataaaatttgtattgattttttttgttgcttttctataaatattttttttacttgtaacGTACAACTGATATACtttcaaaagtaaagttttttctttccttttgtagagtaattttttctttcttttttaacattaaataaagtatacaaaataaagtgtattaatttatttattttttgtaaaatatgtttatgaaatttatactataaattcaattcacacagaaattgtgttatttaattttttatttgtcttcAATTCTTAGTTCAGTTTAATCTGTAAAtccaatacattaaaaaaaatgtttttttttaatttatggcaaatatttgtttttttaactccatatgagaaagaaattgaattacattttttttaatgtataagAAATGCTTATGGAATGTTTTTCGtaaaccaaatacaaataaaaattgtattttttttgtgtgtttgtctaaacttttttattttgttcgtactatttttcaaaacaacaaaaaattgtattaaaataatgtttatattttatttctactGTAACCCCAACACACaacaaatatgtattaatttttaaattaattttatatataaaaaaaattggatcaaACGCACAATACACAATAGAAACAAATTGTattatgtaaaatatgtttcttcGAATGGTACCGtaaatagaatacaaaaagaaatttgtattttaagtttgtaGCATCAATcctatacaataaaaaaatttattttgttgttttacggacaattttaaccttttaataattattaattagatattatgattattaattacatattctattcataatattatttaaaatattttcttattgaaaatgatttgaatttaatataaatttcataactttcctaatttaatgtgattaattattatgataataaattttaaatatcttttcaattaactataaatcaaaatatattataatatgagtaattttattctaatttgtaataatctatttatatattctttccaagattatatttttaccTATTATTCTCTATCTCCAGTCGCCATTATTGTCCATCACTTGAagcttttttcatttcataatatatatttcgaTCATGTTCTtcctattttgtttaattttttattgttcaatTCATCTTTCTGTCATGTTCGAcatgtaatttttattattaaatgtcTTATCTTTCGTATATACTATGATATAtcattgaataataaatttatgttatgtgatttgtaacatatatactactacatatattcaataatatatacccatgttctttttcatattctgTGATTATTTTAGtgcgtatatatatatcaatatatacacatattatatattcattcattatcttttttatatttcttacatatatgttactgaataattcatttatgttttgtgatttattacatatatatctttgcatatattcaataatacatacacattttttttatgttctgtgtttttttttactgtatttaacattaattatatttcttacatGTATGTTActtaataattcattttttttcatacaattctctaaatcttcaattctttcatcaAAGTCCCTACATTACAACTATATTAAGTTTTTCTCAACATTACATATactataaaacaattaatattttaatggcatatattacatatactcatcataattatttctcatttatctTCCTGTAGccataaacaattttaatacataatcaatattatttcaaacataatgtattatttactacataagatatgaatatttaaataaaatatataaacaaattgatataaaaaaatttcactaataaaatatacactgaatttatatatgttatttagtatatatacctcatattatatacaataatacctTATACATAATTCCTAAagaatttgtgtttaaattttttgtttctagaataaatattactaaaacagTAGTAAACAACAtaatcatacatacatatttttcctttataaatgtatttgattacattatactttaatatatccGCAATCTATAATAGTTATGTTCtatgttttagtatatatatacttcatattatatacaataatgttatatactgacatatagttctattattttttttaataggaTGACCGTTTTTTTTCAACGTTGAATTCTTAATAAACTCTAGaatgtatcacattcaaaactaaatttccGTTCGTTTGcctttaatcaaatatttaaaatatacctaatataccaaatatttcatatgttttgaatataatctaaaatataatataccaaatgtttcatatgttttgaatataatctaaaatatacttaatatACCGAatgtttcatttgttttgaatatatataatattaagcaCAAAATTTCTGGCTAGACTTTGTCGgataagttttgtattttttggcCATcgaaagttttcttcttcaccgctgaaatctcaataaaccctaaaatgtaTCACATTCTGTAATGCCCCAAAcgaaaggtatatatatatatatatatatatatatatatatatatatatatatatatatatatatatatatattttttttttttatatatatattttattttaatattaattttaaatagaaaagaaaagaaaaagaatttttttttatttttttatttttttatttttttctttttcttttcttttctcccttcttcttcctcccgtgCGCCGCGACCGCCATCCCTCCCTTCTCTCCGTTCGCGCAGCAACCGCCGCCggccatctccatcttctcttctcctctccGCTCCGTCCAAACCCAGCCTCACCGTCGCGTCTCCCCTACTGAAGCCGAACGCCCGATCTGTCGTCTCCATCTCCGTTCGCGAAGCAAGACCGCGTCGTTGCTCTTCCGTCGCTGCCCAGTCCAGATCTGCGTCGTCGTGCCCAGCCTCACCGCCGCTGCAACTGTTTCCGCGTCCTGctctgtctccgtcgaagccaaAGCCGCCGCGTGAACCAGTAACCGCCACGTCCTCCGCTCACAACCGCCTTCCAAGTCCTCGCCGCCGCTCGTGCTTCATCCTGGTGGTTCGCAGTAACCCAGATCCGCCGCTCGCAACCGTCGGCCGGTTCGTGTAGTCCTGCTGCGCAACCTCCGTTTCCAGCCGCCGCCCATTCCGTTCTCTTCTGTTTTCTGCACTGCTGCGTCTGTCTTCACCTCCGTGAAGCCGTCGATGCATACATCTTGTGAAGCCCGGTCGCCATGTCAGATCGTCGATCGATTTTGAGGCAGCCACCACGTCTCATTTGGCCGACCGCTGACTGAcccacacttaggattttTGCTGCGAGTTCGACATTCGTGCGTTGAGGTGTTGGGAGTAACGTTAGGCTCCCTTACATTCAAAACCGGTTTGTGAAGCTCCCTTACATTCACAACCAGTTTGTGAATTGTTGAAGGTTCAGTTCGCCAATATATCGGTGAGTTGGAACTTACGTTGAGGAAAGTAAGTGAGATATGTATCGTgagtaattgaattttgtgttgttaTGCTTAGGATTGTTTCGAAGACGTTAGTTGATTAAGGAGCTTCcctaactttgaggtaagggattttctactggactcacttaTGACTGTGAATTGTATGTGTTAAATGTATACTgtggattgactgaaaatatatatgaatgcatatgaattgaagtagacttaacGTCGAATGTATATtgtgattgtcatggaatatatatataagtgtgtgtatgtggacaggacaaaattgtagattgtgtttgtatgagatgcagatgtgaacttgtgattctcgtttagattgggtgtacgttacgctaaagtatgactgggtgctggtgaactgaggggtgtgttgactgtatagtttgattgactgacgtattagtatattattgacGGACATATGActaaagtaaaataagttgactgttaggacgttgagagaaagaactttgtgttttgaagtaactgaaagatggattgaatggaatgagggggAAATTGTTAGTTTGTATTGGGATGtgtaccttgtaggtgtcccacgggatcaccaatttattttgcaccttcgggagcattagactgacatgtgtttctgcagaacactagactgatatgtacgtccctcggggtgttagactgaaatgtgtatcctacgggatcacaagactgcgaatgtacagggtgtcccaatagaacgttaacaatttattttcccctgacgggaccagtagagggtctcttactcagtatttaaatactcacccttcttatgtttaattttcaggcaaaggtaataaaggcggcaaaccggcgaggggcaggaaggaagcgtgattgccataggaaacgtgttgtttgcttccgcttatgggttcttgtgaggtttaagatgaattgaaatttagtttacaaacgttcattgtaaatagtattatttttatgttttcttgaatgtttgAAAATCAGGCCTAACTTAaagatgtttttaaattagcTTACGTTtcgttttatattaatcaaagtcttttatttgttaaaaattaatgacctctgtcgcgacgtgatcgctacgcggagcggccgacctccccgtttattttattttaataaaataattttggagtcgccaccaaccatattagggtgtgattggtcaccaaaaaaaaaaaaaaaaaatggtctacgtACATccagagatttaagttcgggagtcagttgtgtgtagggaaggtgttagcaccctacaacacccaaaaaatggttacccaattttatcttttaaattaaattatagaagttcacaaaataaaatttttatttaggttttgtttaaatgtctcatgtttatcaattcatatcgaagaaagtaaaacctaagtatgaattgatgattatgagTGGCATAtgagccattagaaaaattaagtttatttttgttttaaaatatttttattcaccttaagaatattaagataccaacacttgatattttaatctctatcataggtgtttaatgaaaaatttcatatatctagaattaataaattcatagaaaatactactcagtttcatttaaaatatgaaatgtgttaatttaaaaaaaacaatctattaattaaatttcaaacggaaaaatttcatgtatttatggattttaaattataaaatccataaaaaaacaatactttttctccaatttacattattatatttaaataaaaaaagaataataacaaaggcaaaacattatgaaatttgaaaaatgcttAGGTGTAATatgctgagataaaataaatacattgataatatatgcaaaatgtaaaagatattaatgtaggatgcaagataattaattaatacaacacatgcaacataattaattaattcaaaatgatgcaaaataattgattaatgcaggatgcaaaataattgattaatgcaggatgcaaaataattgattaatgcataattaaacgaggccaaatggatatcaaataataattaacagttGAATGCTAAAGTAGGTTTGGcccaatatgcaaataaataatattgcgaataaataatcacaccaaaataaatatcaaataattatagccacatatgcatactgattaattaatacatcatgcaaataattagaatgagggAATGAAAATGTCGCATAcaagttgctaattaattaataggccaaatgaaaaatggttgttgcgaaaaatttaattatatcatgcataattattaacatggataaTATATGGATAACAGTAATTATTAACAGAGTATGCCATATGGATACatggataaagtaattaacaaaaactgtaaaatgggtgccaatgaagaatgagtattaccaaatacaaaaggctaattgattaattatgcataattattaaggcatgccatatggatataagtaattaactgtaaaatgggtgccaatgaagaatgagtatccaaatacaaatatatgatgctaattaattaaaaagaaattaacacagaatggatgcccagtaataaaagaaaattaacacagaatggatgtccaataataaaagaaaattaacacataacagaatgctcaatatttaaaaattaacatagAATGGATATACAGAATGGATActcaacaattaaaaagaaattaacacataacaaaatgctcaatatttaaaaattaacacagaatggatacacagaatggatacccaacaattaaaaagaaattaacacagaacagaatgttcaatatttaaaaataaaaaataaaaaatttaatatagaatggAAGGTAGAATGCTCAGTATtaagaaagatacaaataataaaattaacatgttaaatgatggtaaaatgatgaacacgatagttcataattaaaagcagtatatcaaacaagaagagaaaaaaaaaatcattaaacaagaataagaataaaaagaggaaaaagaaaaaaaaacttactaGCAGGTCTGCCCTTCaatgccaaaggttattccttcttgatcttctttcactcttcccctctttctaaatcctctaataataaaaaaagatcctcccctttctttttcctctttcctttttatagggcaagctccattgttttttttttagatcacgAGATGGAGTGCAAATTACagagaaataggaagaaagtgggagagtgggagaaagtgatagagtgggagaaagtgggagagtgatgacgaagaaaaagggatggttgagaaaaaataggaaggaaatcaaaccttttagttttatttttattatttatttttaaatgtatttattattattattattgtttttttttaaaatataaatttaagattcaaattcaaattcaaacggtaaaaaaataaaccaaagaaa
This genomic interval carries:
- the LOC105435742 gene encoding probable sulfate transporter 3.5 isoform X2, which codes for MGSLKNGENVNFSAPRPFGKKLKSDLKETFFPDDPFKQFRDESGAMDRVKKGFQYFIPILQWLPKYNLNMFKYDLLAGITITSLAIPQGISYAKLGILPPIIGLYSSFVPPLVYAVFGSSKHLAVGTVAACSLLISETIGAVASPEEEPTLYLHLVFTATFVTGVMQAVLGFLRLGILVDFLSHSTILGFMGGTAVIICLQQLKGIFGLTHFTSKTDVYSVLHAVFSLRKEWKWESALVGVVFLLFLQFTRYLRNRKPKLFWVSAMAPMVTVIVGCLFAYFIKGSQHGILTVGHLSKGINPISIHFLNFDSKYLSAVVQTGLITGLIALAEGIAIGRSFAIIKNEQIDGNKEMIAFGLMNIVGSFTSCYLTTGPFSKTAVNFNAGCRTAMSNIVMAIFMALTLLFLAPVFSYTPLVALSAIIMSAMLGLIKYEEMYHLLKVDKFDFCICMAAFLGVAFLSMDIGIMLSVGLALLRALLYMARPATCKLGKIPNSNLYRDVEQYPNATRNHGIIVLQLGSPIYYANSNYITERIFRWVRDEQGNFEDGPVEHVLLELSGVTSIDMTGLETLTEIRRSLQANGIQMGIVNPRIVVMEKMIASKFTDTIGKENIYLSVDEGVERCRDLVPKLKQTETGAGSSNMRTMEQQV
- the LOC105435742 gene encoding probable sulfate transporter 3.5 isoform X1, which codes for MGSLKNGENVNFSAPRPFGKKLKSDLKETFFPDDPFKQFRDESGAMDRVKKGFQYFIPILQWLPKYNLNMFKYDLLAGITITSLAIPQGISYAKLGILPPIIGLYSSFVPPLVYAVFGSSKHLAVGTVAACSLLISETIGAVASPEEEPTLYLHLVFTATFVTGVMQAVLGFLRLGILVDFLSHSTILGFMGGTAVIICLQQLKGIFGLTHFTSKTDVYSVLHAVFSLRKEWKWESALVGVVFLLFLQFTRYLRNRKPKLFWVSAMAPMVTVIVGCLFAYFIKGSQHGILTVGHLSKGINPISIHFLNFDSKYLSAVVQTGLITGLIALAEGIAIGRSFAIIKNEQIDGNKEMIAFGLMNIVGSFTSCYLTTGPFSKTAVNFNAGCRTAMSNIVMAIFMALTLLFLAPVFSYTPLVALSAIIMSAMLGLIKYEEMYHLLKVDKFDFCICMAAFLGVAFLSMDIGIMLSVGLALLRALLYMARPATCKLGKIPNSNLYRDVEQYPNATRNHGIIVLQLGSPIYYANSNYITERIFRWVRDEQGNFEDGPVEHVLLELSGNKATKTPSFQIQTFDKLWSLFVCLFVCLFVCIGVTSIDMTGLETLTEIRRSLQANGIQMGIVNPRIVVMEKMIASKFTDTIGKENIYLSVDEGVERCRDLVPKLKQTETGAGSSNMRTMEQQV